In Antechinus flavipes isolate AdamAnt ecotype Samford, QLD, Australia chromosome 3, AdamAnt_v2, whole genome shotgun sequence, a genomic segment contains:
- the CNPPD1 gene encoding protein CNPPD1 codes for MDLSGLLLDEEGAFSLAGFQEFTFLPGHQKLSERVRKRLYYGWDPDCGLEELSSPVADIAVELLQKAAPSPIRRLQKKYVSHVSREACISPCAMMLALVYIERLRHRNPDYLQHVSSSDLFLISMMVASKYLYDEGEEEEVFNDEWGAAGGVAVPTLNALERGFLSAMDWSLYTDPREIFEVLSWLEGCVAEQQGRRRGWYTYTDLCVLLEQRTWQLALGSLCQRLAKLACLLALAYVSSVAVAVASVTVLHQTLGLHGIPHGIPPPKLPDGGCLTPKCPLGPCSLPAASVPQFLPLSANTSQNPMGEVGLHSLWGSLLATLTTSLPPPPVPGTPNSQHCPLCRQLQLDSPAHSACQCTNSTSTMRPLSPWYPPPGQTPPWPWSPVTPVLPQPQQCSLFGAMELARLKSFIFPG; via the exons ATGGACCTGTCCGGGCTTCTGCTGGACGAGGAGGGTGCATTCTCGCTCGCGGGCTTCCAGGAATTCACG tTTCTCCCTGGACATCAGAAACTGAGTGAACGAGTCAGGAAGCGACTCTACTATGGCTGGGACCCAGATTGTGGCCTAGAAGAACTATCCAGTCCCGTGGCAG ACATTGCTGTGGAGTTGCTCCAGAAGGCAGCCCCCAGCCCTATTCGACGGCTTCAGAAGAAATATGTGTCTCATGTGTCCCG GGAGGCATGTATCTCTCCATGTGCCATGATGTTAGCCTTAGTTTATATTGAACGGCTCCGGCACAGAAACCCTGACTATTTACAACATGTGTCATCTTCTGacctcttcctcatctctatg ATGGTGGCTAGCAAGTACCTTTATGATGAAGGTGAAGAGGAGGAGGTCTTCAATGATGAATGGGGAGCTGCAGGGGGTGTGGCTGTGCCAACCCTCAATGCCCTTGAGAGAGGCTTCCTGAGTGCTATG gACTGGAGCCTTTACACTGATCCTCGGGAGATCTTTGAGGTGCTGAGTTGGCTGGAGGGCTG TGTTGCTGAGCAGCAGGGACGACGACGTGGCTGGTATACCTACACAGACTTATGTGTGCTGTTGGAGCAACGAACCTGGCAATTGGCTTTGGGCTCACTGTGCCAACGTTTAGCCAAG CTGGCTTGCCTGTTAGCCTTGGCTTATGTGAGCAGTGTAGCTGTGGCTGTAGCCTCAGTGACTGTGCTGCACCAGACCTTGGGACTACATGGCATTCCTCATGGCATTCCTCCTCCAAAGCTCCCTGACGGTGGCTGTCTCACCCCCAAGTGCCCACTGGGGCCGTGTTCTCTGCCTGCAGCTTCTGTTCCACAGTTCCTACCCCTTTCTGCTAATACCTCCCAGAATCCAATGGGGGAAGTAGGACTGCATTCACTGTGGGGAAGTCTTCTGGCTACACTGACTACTTCCTTACCTCCACCACCTGTGCCAGGCACCCCGAATTCTCAGCATTGCCCTCTTTGTCGGCAGCTCCAGTTAGACTCCCCAGCCCACTCAGCCTGTCAATGTACCAACTCTACAAGCACAATGAGACCTCTCAGTCCCTGGTATCCTCCGCCTGGCCAGACTCCACCCTGGCCCTGGAGCCCCGTGACGCCTGTCCTCCCCCAGCCACAGCAGTGTTCCTTGTTTGGTGCTATGGAACTGGCCCGTCTCAAATCCTTTATCTTTCCTGGATAG